Sequence from the Pseudoalteromonas rubra genome:
GGCTCATGTTCGCCGGCAGATCTTTGGGAATACGGCCGGCATCCTGCTGCACTTTGAGCTGTTTAAGAATGTCGGTGTTTTCGGCTGCCATAATGGTTATTTTGCTGGGGTCTAAAGTCATTTCTTCACTTTGCCCACGGGCATTCGGTCGATCTGAATAGTGCCAGTTGCCCTGTGCGTCCTGCCATTTGTAGATTTTGCCTGGCTGCTTCTGTGGTGCCTGCGCATCGGAACTACTCACCATATCTACGGCTTTGTCCAGCTGTTGCTTTGACTCATCAAGCATGTGCTGAGCCTGAGTTTGCGCTTTACCCAGAATATCATCCAGGCTCAACCAGGTGCGCCCGTCAGGACGTTTCAGAACAAACAGCGACGCCACGCCGACCAGCATCACCATAATTAACAGATAACTTGCGTACTTCATTGCGGCACTCCTTTTATATCGAGGCCATACTTTAACAGTATAGAGTGATATTCGGTAGAGTGACGAAAGCGCACAAAGAAATCACGAAATTGCGCACAGCCACGTAACCCCAGTTTGGAATGATTAAATTGTAATTGCAAAGGCGCGGTATCCACCACTTTATGTACCTTGAGCGCGCGGACAAACTTAGGATTACTCAATTGCAGCCAACGAATTGCAGGCAGACTCATCACAGCAAAGCGCCGGTCCTCTTTCACTGGCGACGCCAGCGCAGCCAGCATCTCTCGCTCTGAATAATACAGCTTTTGTTGCAATAGCCCCCGTGTCAGTGCCTGCTCAACGGTCGGGTAGGTATAACCAAACCGGCCAAGCATAATAAACCCCTGATAATCCTGCTCAGGCGCATCTGCCCCCTGATGTGTCACCAACACATCCTCTACCCAATATAACCCCGGACTCCAGCACATGGGCGTATTCCCCCGGTACCAGGATTCAGACTCCATCCGCACATGTATCTGTGCCTGGCTGATCAGCTTTTTCGACCGCTCTTCCGGGATATACGCTATCTGAACCGGCTGACCATCCAAAGTAAAGTGGGCCAGCAGCTCTGGTAACACGCCAGGCCGGGCTGGGTCACCAGTGACAAACGGTGGGAACGCGTTGTAGGGCAAAGCGACACGTAATACCGGCAAGTCAGCCCCATTCAGTGACTGAGCACTGACGCTTCCCGAAACCAGCCACCACAACAGACCAACCAGACAGTATATTGGGCGCATCTCATTTACCTGCTCATTTCCTTCATGAATCACAGTGTAGCTTTTGTGACTCCATAGTGACAAAAAAGCGGACTGAGCTA
This genomic interval carries:
- a CDS encoding DUF4124 domain-containing protein, with protein sequence MKYASYLLIMVMLVGVASLFVLKRPDGRTWLSLDDILGKAQTQAQHMLDESKQQLDKAVDMVSSSDAQAPQKQPGKIYKWQDAQGNWHYSDRPNARGQSEEMTLDPSKITIMAAENTDILKQLKVQQDAGRIPKDLPANMSPADIKKLVQDAQNIEKLMQERSKKLEEL